From the Planktothricoides raciborskii GIHE-MW2 genome, the window ACTGGCCACTGAACCAATTTTACTAACATCTTGACCGGCGGCTACTCGCTGTTCTAGTCCACGAATATAAGCCCAGAAAGTGTCTACATAGCTATCCACCGAAAACAGCAGGGTAATATTCACATTAATCCCCGCCGCGATCGCGCTTTCCACCGCTGGGAAACCTTCGGGAGTACCGGGAATTTTAATCATCACATTGGGGCGATTCACCGCTGCAAAATAACGCTTGGCTTCGGCCAAAGTTGTTGCTGTATCCCGTGCTAAATTTGGCGGCACTTCGATACTCACATAACCATCTAAGCCATTAGTTTCGTCATAAACCGGGCGCAAAATATCGCAAGCATTGCGAATATCGTCAAACACCAAAGACTCGTAAATTTCCATCACCGACTTACCGGCATTTGCCGCAATGTCTGCGTCATAAATCTTGTTACCAGCGATCGCCTTCTCAAAAATAGCCGGATTAGAAGTCACACCGCGAACATTGCGACTGGCAATCATCTCTTTTAATTCACCAGACTGAATCGCATCTCGACTTAAGTTATCTAGCCAAATACTTTGACCATATTCTTTAATTTGCAAAATCGGACTTTGAGTATTCATTCCAAACCTTCTCCTGGGATAAAAGGGAACAATCAACAATCAACAATCAACCATCAACCATCAACCAGCAACCAGCAACCAATTATTTTTGATCTTTTTCCTGTCGTTCACCTTCTTGAATAAAAGATTTTACCAAAGCCACATCCTCCTTACTCCCAACAATAAAAGGTGTGCGAGCATGGAGGCGATCGGGAATCACATCCATAATTTCCTGGGTTCCCGTACTTGCGCGACCACCCGCTTGTTCCATTAAAAAAGCTAAAGGAGCAGTTTCATAAAGTAACCGCAATTTTCCCTCCGGTTTTTTCTCCGTTCCGGGATACATAAACACCCCACCTTGGAACAAAATGCGGTGAAAATCTCCCACCAATGCCCCACTATATCGAGCAGTATAACCCTCATGGCGATGCACATAACGAATATAGCTGCGAATTGATTCCGACCACTGCCAAAAATTACCCTCATTCACACTGTAAATCGGACCATGTTCGGGAACTTTAATATTTTCACTAAATAGAATAAATTCCCCCAAACTAGGGTCAAGAGTAAAGGCATGAACTCCTCGACCAATGGAATAAACCAGCATGGTACTCGGCCCATACAGAATATATCCAGCGGCGAGTTGTTTACGGCCACTTTGGAGTAAATCTTTGGCGGAACCATCCTCATCAATTCCTTCTTGTTGACGAATGGAAAAAATAGAACCAACATTTAGGTTAATATCAACATTACTCGATCCATCAATCGGATCATAAAGCAGAGTATAGCGACCAATCGGGCAATTTTCGGGAATATAATAAGGCTTTTCCATTTCCTCGGAAGCCAACCGACAAACTAAGCCACTTTGTTTAAAAACGGAGATAAACACCTGATTGGCATAAAGATCCATTTTTTTCACGGATTCCCCTTGCACGTTCACCCCACCAGTGAAACCGAGCACCCCTTCCATTAACCCCGCTCGACTCAGGTGACGGGAAATCAACTTTCCCGCTAGAGCAATTCGGTTCATTAGAGAACTGAGATCCTGAGCATCCGGGGCAAAGCTTTGCAGTTGCTGGAGCACATGACGGGATAAGGTGGTGCAATCGCGATCGAGTGCCGGTTCCTGAGTCACTTCTTGATGAGTTTCTGACATAATGTTTATGCGATCATTTCCAGTGGCATTTTCAGGTGTCGCAGCACCCGCACTGATTTTCTCTTATTTTAATCATCCGAGCGGTTGCTGCTTTCTTTCCTATCTTAAAGATAGATTTACTATTCTGTGGCTGAACTTTAGATCAATTACAGAAATCAAGATATTTATATAAGTGTTTTTACCGAGTCTCTGGATACCAAAGGCGATCGCCCGATGTGGCTCTTCGCTTCACGCCCCTGGAAGATTGCCTCACACAATTTCATCAATGCTGGGAAAAATATTAAAATAATCTAAAAAAATCAGGCAAATTATTTTGATCGTGTATAATAACTGGATTTTAAAATATTCAGTTTATGACTATTTTTAGTTTAAGAAATTGTTAACTTTTCCGACGTTTTGTGAACATGAATCAAATCTAGGCGATCGCGCCCGAAAAAATTTTTGAAATCCTATTGAACATAGCAAAAAAGGTCTGCTCGGATGTGTCGAACAGACCTTTGATCGAATCAGGGCTAAAACGAGACGTTAGTCAATTGAAATAGACTGAGGCCCACTACTACTGCCACCATTGCGGTTTTGACCATTGTCAGAGTTGGAAGTAACCGTGCTGGCAACCCCTTGTTCTTGGAGCCAGCTTTTCACCGGATCATCAGTGAGTTTGACTCCCAACAGTCCTGAGACAAATCCACCCAAAAACGCAACTGGGTATTGAGTCAGTTCTTTCAACACGGGTGTTAACTCATCCATAAACATTTCCTACCAATCTCCTTTATCTATTTCGCCAATATTAAGGATCCTAGCGCGTTTCCGTCTTTGGATGAATTGTTATTGGTTATTCGTTATTTATTATTTAACCCACAGAGCGAATAACCAATAACCAATAACCAATAACCAATAACAATCAATCGTTTATGCTTGGGGGAACAGACATTTGTCTGAATCACAACCAGCAGGCCCTGCTTCCTCCGCATAACCAGTGCTGTAAGTGGCTAAGGCGGCATGAAAATCATCGGTTTTCCGGCGCTTCAGGACATCTTTACATAACTGCTCGTAGGTTTCATGGGAAATTGGCTCAAAGGGCAGTCGGGGGAATGATTGATGATCGTCAAAACGAGCTAACAAAGCCGCTGAGATATATCCATCATTATTTTGGATCGCTTGGTAGATTTTGCGCCCCAAAGCCTCCACCTCATCAGAACGCAACTCCCAGGTAGAAGAAGTGTTATGGGTGACATAGTGCTTTTGCACTTGCATGGCAAAGTCAAATTGAGCCAAGGCTGAGAACTTGGAAATATCAACTTGATCGGCGCCCGGAAGATCAGCCCAAACCACCGCCACGGGAATTTCTACCAGCCATTCTGTACATAAGGGGGAAAATGGGTCATTGAGTAGATGACCGTTTTCATCTTTATCGGACTGGGAGGGGATGACGTTGTAGCCATAGTCAATGCAGGCTAGGGCTACTGGGTCGTTTTTGCGGAAGGTAATCCGCCGGATAAAACGAGTGGCTTTCGGGGGGTGCCAACCGGGAGAAGCCCCAGTCAGCAAAGATTTGGTGCCACTGGGCTGAACCGTGGTGTAACGGTTGGGACGTTTTAACCCGTGGCGATCGCAATAATCCCACACTGCTTGGCGGACAATTTCCCGCCAACGAGTTAAATATTCTTGTTCTCGGCGCTTAAACTCCAATCCTTCGGGGCTTTCCGGGCGTCCCTCGGCCCACCAGTGCAACCAATCAATCCCAAAAGCTTTAACAAAGAAATCAAATAAGCCAGTGAAAGAAACCCCCACAATTGGGTCAAGTTCCCGACTGATTTGATAGCGCGGCTCGACAAATTTGTGATTGAGCAAAGTCGCTACAGAAATAGCCCCGGCAGTAAAGGCTTCTTCTTGTTCCTTTAAATTATGGGGATCGATTTGGTTCAGGTGGATTTCCGACAAATTGCACTGACCCGTCAGAGTTCCGCCAAATACGCCCTTATGAAACTCCGGTTCTTCAAAGCAGAAGGTGTCATGGAGTCCCGGTATCGGGGTAATGCTACGAATCACCTGCCATTTTCCTTTGGATGGCGGGGTGTGACCTCCACTCACATTCAGACGCTGGCAGGGGAGGGCGGCACAATCGGTAATCTGGAGATACCAAAGGTCTTTTTTCCGTGCTCCCAGGTTGGTTTTTGTCCCCGCCCGTTGAACCAGATTAATGGAGGAACGAACACCGCACTTGAGTAGGAGCAGGTAGCAGCGGTAGGCTCGATCGTAGCCGGACAAGTAAATCCGAATCCCTCCTGATGGCACGGCGCTACCATCCGCATCCGCAAGACCGGCCATAAAGTGAAGAATGCCTTCCCGGTTCCAGGTGGCAATTTCTTCCAAGGCGAGGGCATTGGCTTTCAAATCCCGAATTTTATGACCATCGAACTGCTGCTGCTCAAAACCGCTGTAGAGGAGACAGGGTGTATCAGGGTTTTCGGCATAGTAGTTGATTTTTCCAGAGGTACGACCGGCGATTGCCAGGGACTGATAGCTTTTAGCGCCATATAAGCGCAATTGAAGTTCGGGCTTCTCCTGGGATCCGCAAACTGAGCCATCTCCCACTAACTGACCCAGGGTATAGGCCCAAATGGGATCGACGAATAAGCCGTCTTGGTAGTCAATGGTGAAGGGTTCGGTGTGGATCGCATATTTGCGATTTTCCCACTCCGCCATCAGTTGGGCTGTGGTCTGCTCTTGATAGGTCTTCTCAAAGCGATCTTTGACAAAGAAGCGGTGGCCTTCGGTGACATCCAGGTAAGTGCCGTCACTAAATTGGACGCGGTAGAGAGAGCGCGAGGATCCGGTTTGAATGGGCACGACTTGGCTCCAGCGTTTGCCGTTCCAAATCTCCACGGTTTTCCCCACGAGGGACTTAATCGGAGCCATGCCCGATCGCGTAATCAGGAAGGTATCCCCCGCCACACAGTGAAAAGTCGAACCAATAATTTCCAGTTTGTTATCCTAGAGGCTTTTTATCCCCTAGTTCTACTACTTGATTTTGTAGTAGCTCCGCGTACATTTTGCATTCATCTTTTTGGTAGATTTCTCTAGATTTATTAGAGATTTATTAATGAATGCCCCCACACTCTTGGAAAGATTATATTCTAGATTTAATCGGAGTTAATTCTAGGTTCACTTTCTACGCTGTACGGTGTCAAAAGCTTTTTATTTCTTTTGCTTACCACGGAATTAGCATCTCAGCCTTCTCCGTTTTTGCGGGGTTTTTAACGTGAGGCAAAATTACTTACCACACGGGTTGAGTCCATATCGTTGTAAACGATGCTCTACCTCATAATCGGGCATTTCGGGATAATTTGTTTTCAGCCAATTGCGAGTTTCTTCTAACCCTAAAGAGGTGTAGATTTCGATAAATTCTTGTTTCAATTCAGGGGTATGGAAAATATCGGCATTGGCACGAGCGATCGCCTCTGGAGCATATTGAATCGCCCCTTCTCCTGAATAATATTGTTGCTGAACGGCTTCAATACATTCTGCTTCCGTGGGTTTGTGATGAAATACCCGTGTATGGTTGGCCATCCGCAGGGCATCCCGTTCGGGATCGATGCGCCAATTGCCATTTTCATCTTGTTGCCAGAGATTACTTTTCGCCTGAGAAAATAGCGCATCATCGCTAATTCCTTGGCGCATTCCAGCTGACCTTCTAATGTTGCCAGAGACGATGGTCGTTGCGGCTTCATCAATCAACAAACAGCATTCAACCGAATTTAATTGGCGGCCAACAGCCCGATTCAAAATCGCCGCGCAACGTTGATACAACTGCGGCAATTTCACGGGGTTGGCCACACCGCCAAATCCTTTTAACGGTTCTCCCGCTGGTCGCACGTCGGAAAGGTCGATCGCCACCTGGACTTCCCCATCAAAGCGATCGTCTGATGACAGTTCCAACAAACATTGATAAGAATCAACCCAACCTTTCCGGGAGTCCCCGACATGGATGCGAACTCTTGCCCCGTCAACCACCACCTCGGTCAGGTCGCGGCGGTTTTCTGGGGCTGTGGTGCCAATTTCACCGGCGATGGTCACGTTGAGATGATTCTTAATCGGCGGCAACTGGTTAATATATCTGGGTTCGAGTACCGCCCCAGTCCCACAACCCATCATCGCCAAATCCATCATCAAGCCAAAAGCCCGCCAATCATCCACATTGGTGCTGGTGCAGTTGTAGGCACCAGAGAAATTTTCTTGGGCTTCCAGCCATTTTACCCCGCCAATCCAGAGCCAACGACCAGAGGGTAAGGCTTTCAGGGGCTTCTGCATCCGCCATAACAGGTCAATTTCTTGGGCAGTTAGCTTACCCAGCTTGGCTAATCCGCTGATGGTGCGATCGCACACTTCCTGCCAACTCTCCGTCCCATTGGGGGTATGACGACTGTAAGTCCGATAAAACACCGGATTTGCTGCGGGGGTCGTATCGGGAAAATCACTACTTTTGCCAACTCGATTTAATTCTTGAACCATTATGCTAATGCTTTGATTCGACAGTAGACCAAATACAAGATCATAGTACAGAGAGGTAGAGATATATAGTGGTCAAAGTCAGCAAAGACAAAAATTTAACCCTATTGATAGTGGCTATCAAGCCGCTAATTTTTCTGGCAATAGCCGCTGATTACCATCAAGCAGCCCCCAGACTTGGGTTCTCCAGATCGCACAAGTCAATATTTATATTCTGTCATTCGATACAAACACCCGCGATGGGGATGCCATACCGGGAATGGAGGCGCGATTCCCCCCCCCGCCGAAGAGCTAATCTTGTAGGGGTTTGCTCAACACACTCACGGTCTTAAGCAAACCTCTGCGTGTAGATCCGCGATTGATCCGATATAGCAGTCCTATATCAGTTGTGGAATTGTAGGGGTAACAGGTTTGGCAAGCGTGAGCTTACCCCTAAACGCGCAGGGGCTTGCCACCGCGCAAAAGGATTTGCCCCGACAAAAATATTACGATTGAAATAGGATTGCTATATCAGCTAAGATGAAAATTCCCGGAGTGCTTGAGGCAATCATCCCATGACAGAGTTTATCACCCAAGGAAAATTTCGACCCCAGGTAAAAAAAGTCTAGAAAAAGCATACAACTTGGCGATTAACAAGCCGAATCTATCTTTTTCCCAGTGTATGGGTAACAGTTTTCGTCAAACAGTAGCGGGTATATTTGCTCATCCAGAAATGAATCAAGAGATCATGTTGTCAGGACACATTCAGGCAACGATGGAACGAGCCGAAGCAACGGTTGGGGAATATGTGATCGCCGCGCAAGACACAACTTATTACAACTACTCAGGACATAAAAAAATGTCTGGGTTAGGGGTAATACAAGGGAATGTCCGAGGATTGATGCAACATAATGTACTACTGCTCAATGAACAAGGTTTACCCCTAGGACTCTTAGGACAACAATACTGGACTCGAGACGGAGGTTTAGACCTGCCAGAAGGAGAAAAAGAAAGTAGTAAATGGCTCAAGGGGTTGAATGCCATCAATCAGCAAGCCAGTCAATCGAGCAAACGCTTTGTGACCGTAGAAGATAGAGAAGGAGATGTTTTTAGTTTTTTTAAAGCCGAACGAAAGACAAATGTAGATCTGCTCGTCAGGGTATATCAAGCTCGTAATTTGGAAATCGTCAGCAGTAATATAGTCTGCCAATTGCCCGATGTGTCGTCTCACTTGCCCGACTATGGAACCCAACGAGTACGCATTTATCGTCAAAACCGGGAAGTAGAACTGATTCTTCGCTTACGGGCAGGGGCAGTCAATGTTTATCCAGATAAAAATTTGAGTGCCAACAAGCATAAAACCCAAGGTTTATCTTTGGTGGTCGCCCAAGAGATCGGTTGTATCGATCCCAAAACAAACGAAGATATCTTCTGTTCAGAAGATGCAGCCACATGGTATTTACTGACCAGTCTTCCGATTGCCACTACCAGTAATGTCCAAAGGGTGACTCGATTTTATGCCCTGCGATGGCGGGTAGAACGCTTTCATTACACTCTTAAGTCTGGTGCTTTACAGGTGGAAAAATTACAAGCAAGATGATATTCAGACATTGATTAACTCCTTGGCTTTTTATTCGGTCGTGGCTTGGCAGATTCTCGCTCTTACTTATGCCGTCAGAGAAAACCCAGACCAAAGTGCCAGTATTCTGTTTGATGAGTCTGAGGTGATTCTGTTAGAAAAAGTATCTTCTAAAAAAATCATCTCTATACGTGATGCTGTCTTAGCTGTGGCCAAAATTGTCGGCTTTGCACCTACCAAAAAGCAACCATACCCTGGGGTTAAAGTCCTAGCTACTGCAATCGAAAGATTTTTCTTTATTAAGCTTGGTTCTACTGCATGAATCAAAACCCCTACAAGATTAGCCGAAGAGGGGGCAAGCTTCGGGATCCGATATGCACGCGGAATCGCCCACTGAGTTCTTGTGGCTGAGTTGTATCGGATTTAATCGCTAATTACCCACCTAAAAATCGCCAGTATTAGCGGTAAATTAAACCAAAAATACCGCACCGCTAATAGACTGGCTAAATCAATGGATCAATTAATTATTTAATTAACTTACCGATAAATTTCATAACTTCAACCTTTTTTGAGATTGGGAAAAACTTCTGCCTTAAATTTTTCCTCGTCTTTATAAACTTTAAATACCCGATCCATACTCGTTAATTCAAACAACATTCTGATTTGATCGTTAATGGAGCAAATAAATAACTTACTGCCTTTAGTTCTCACCATTTTTAATGCCGAAACCAAAGCGCCTAACCCTGAACTATCAATAAATGTTACATCTTTCAAATCAATTAAAACCACTTCAGATTCCTTCTCCAATTGAGCGTTAATTTCTTTACGCAATTGATTTGCCTGAGTTCCGTCTAGAATTCCGCTGGGTCGAACGACTTCGTATTTAATGTCAGAAATCATACTTTTTAGTGAGTTTATGGGATAACGTCGGTCGGTTTCAGTCAGTCATTTTGACAACAGAGCCAAAAAATAAGTGAAAATTTATTGATTGACTAACTGATAAATTTTCTAGGATGAAAAATCAATCACGAGTATGGCACTTAGATTGATGCTGCTTGATGCGGCTTGAGCCGGGACTCTTATGGTTGTTAAATAGACTAACCGTACATCCTAATCGCACCCTTTCAAGTCTATTTTATTGTACAGAGGTTACGCTCAAGCTATTTTGGCGAAATCAACCCCCGTCTATCGCAGGTTTAGGAGATTTCCGGCAGATACCTCGTAGCCCCACAAATAATATTGTGGGAGGAAAAATGATATTTGCACAGTCAACCAGATTTACCCTAATTTGAAGCAACTGCCCGATCAACATTCACTCAGGGCGGCGGACAAATAATCCGCAGCACCCTCCACGAGGGCGATCGCATTTTCATAAACCATTCGCTTTGGCCCTAGCACCCCAACACTGCCCACGGGCACCAAACCCCGGCAGTAATTTGCCGAAATCAGCGTACAAGTTTGAATCGCCTCCATCGGATTTTCACTGCCAATTCGCACATAAACCCGCTTACTAGAAGTCACTGGGGATAAAGGTCTTTCAACCATCAACGGCCATAACTGGTCTTGTTCTTCAGCGAGTGCCTGCAAAAGCATCTGGACTTGATTCAACTCAGAAAATTCTGGTTGTCGCAATACTTCCGACACCCCACTAATTGTCATGCCAGTTTTTTCGGGGATTTGACTACGATTGCTTAACTCGACCAACAATTTACCAATCAATTGGGCATACTTTTCAAATTCCCGACCCAATTCACGCCAATCCAACTGATATAAATCAGTCAAAGACCGATCCCGGAGTTGGGCGTTCAAAAAATTGGAAACGATCCGCAATTCCTGATCCAGGATTTCTGACTGAACTTCTGATTCTGCTAAAGATGGCGGCAGATCCATCAACACCGAGTCCGTATGATAGGCATCTGTCACCAGCAGCACCATAATCTTTCCCGTTTCCACCTGGACTAATTGCAGATGCAGTAACCGGGCTTGATTGGTTTGAGGCATGGTAATCAGGGCAATATATCCACTCAAATTGGCCAAAATTTTGGCCGCACCGCGTACCACATCTTCAAAATTTGATGTTTTCACCTGAAGACGGTCTTTGAGAATACTTTCCGCCTGATTAGCCAACGCATCCGAGGGGGTAATCAGTTGGTCAACATAGATGCGGTAGCCAGAGTCAGAAGGCACCCGACCGGCAGAAGTATGGGGTTGATAGAGCAATCCAGCTTTTTCTAAAGTGCCCATTGCATTGCGAATCGTCGCTGGACTGACACTCAGGTTATATTCATTGACTAAAGCTTTGGAGCCGACGGGTTCGGCTGTGGCAATGTAATGTCGGACAGTTGCCCAAAGAACATATTGTTGCCTCTGTGTCAGATTCACTTGGATGGACATGGGCGGAGAATTTACATCAAATAAATTAAAGTTAAATATCAATGTTTGATCAATGTTTGATCAATGTTTGACTGGGAGTCGGCCCGAAATCTTATGATCCTTGCCTCTCCCGGTATCACAACCAACAGTTATAGAATATCTCCTGCTTTATGGGTCAGTCTGATATCGATGGGCTGGTCGGACAAGGGGAGATCGGCTCTCTTTAAATTCTAATTAAAAGTTGGTTCAGTGGCTGAAATGGCGGGTTAATCCAGAGAATTTATTTTTAAGATAGCAGATATTTCCATTGATCCGGTTAACCCAGAATAGCCAAGTGCGATCAGATCAAAATTTATGCCGGGTGACTAATTCCCGCAAAATTCAATTTTTTTGGCGGTCTGAGGGATAAGCATAAACTCAGATAAATTATTCTGGTCAGGAATGATTTATCTGAGTTTGGCAAACGATTTCAATATCTGTTATTTCATCATCTGTTTTTGAATGATCTAAAATATCTGGTAAATTTTGATTAATAGCGGGGGACTGACGGATCTACGATTTGGGAGAACGCATCAATGCCCCCAGAGATATTTTTGACATTGGTGAAACCTTGAGTGCTTAACCATTGGCACATATGGGCTGAACGGATCCCATGATGGCACAGCACGAGAGTTTCCGTATGCGGATCAAACTTCGTGGCAATTTGCGTTGACCATTGGTCATATTGACTTAAGGGCAGATTTGTAAACCCTTCAATGCAGGCGATCGCGACTTCTTCCGGTTCCCGCACGTCCAAAAGTTGCAGATCATCTGGACTAGCGTTTAAGCGTTCAGCCAACTGTTCCACCGTAATATTCGGGATCGGGTTGAGGGAAAACTGATCAGACATTCGACTAAACCACCAATTGATCGAGTGACAATGAGATTAATCCAAATTATGCCTATTATGCATCATTTTCTCTAAATTGGCTATGCCCAATGTTCTGGGTAAAAATTTATACCATTTACAGAAATTCATCCAACAGCCCCTAACATTCTTCGGGTGGGCAAAAAATTTTACCCACTCTACCATATATGATGGTTGAATCCATGCCAACCCTACAATATAAATACTTATTGTTGCATAAATTTTTGTAAATGGTATTACCTCTAAATTTTAGGTTTCTATCTAGGTATGAAAAAACCCGTTTTTTGGCAAAAACGGGTTGACAGTCATTTAAGGAGATATTTGCGTTTGATCGCTAATGTTGCTGAAATTGGCATTAATTGCTTAATCAAGCTACGGAAGCCACTGTTTTTGGGGCGACCGCCATTTTTTTCAACCAGCGATAATGGGATTCTAATGCGGAACCAAAACTATCATAAACTTGATAATTTACATTATATTCCTGAGCCACTTCTGCTAAAATTTTAGCAATTTTCGGATAATGAATGTGACAAATATGGGGAAATAAATGATGAACCGTTTGATAATTTAATCCCCCTAAATACCAATTTAAAAAATGATTATTTGGAGCAAAATCAGCGGTAGTCTTCACTTGCAGTACAGCCCACTCATCTTCCACACTATTGGATTTTGGATCTGGTTGAATAAACTCTAGTCCATCCATGACATGAGCCAACATAAAGATCACACAAATCACAAACCCATAAGTCATGTAAGTCAGAGTAAAGCCTAAAATTGCTTCCCAGGGACTATAGCCAACAGCGATCGGAATACCAATTAACCAGCCTAACCAAATCACTTTAAACCCTAATAAAGTAATCAGTTCAATGGCGGTGGGTGTAGGAATTAT encodes:
- the tal gene encoding transaldolase yields the protein MNTQSPILQIKEYGQSIWLDNLSRDAIQSGELKEMIASRNVRGVTSNPAIFEKAIAGNKIYDADIAANAGKSVMEIYESLVFDDIRNACDILRPVYDETNGLDGYVSIEVPPNLARDTATTLAEAKRYFAAVNRPNVMIKIPGTPEGFPAVESAIAAGINVNITLLFSVDSYVDTFWAYIRGLEQRVAAGQDVSKIGSVASFFISRIDNAIDAKLEQLIASTSDPVLQEKMRGLKGKIAIANAKVAYQEYNKIIQSDRWKALSAKGAQVQRLLWASTSTKNPEYSDVLYVNELIGPNTVNTMPPNTIEACADHCEIASRIEINLEEAYQAIETLPEIGINLNQVMADLLEDGIDKFIKPFDSLLASLEAKIKQLTPA
- the fbp gene encoding class 1 fructose-bisphosphatase, which encodes MSETHQEVTQEPALDRDCTTLSRHVLQQLQSFAPDAQDLSSLMNRIALAGKLISRHLSRAGLMEGVLGFTGGVNVQGESVKKMDLYANQVFISVFKQSGLVCRLASEEMEKPYYIPENCPIGRYTLLYDPIDGSSNVDINLNVGSIFSIRQQEGIDEDGSAKDLLQSGRKQLAAGYILYGPSTMLVYSIGRGVHAFTLDPSLGEFILFSENIKVPEHGPIYSVNEGNFWQWSESIRSYIRYVHRHEGYTARYSGALVGDFHRILFQGGVFMYPGTEKKPEGKLRLLYETAPLAFLMEQAGGRASTGTQEIMDVIPDRLHARTPFIVGSKEDVALVKSFIQEGERQEKDQK
- the nrdJ gene encoding ribonucleoside-triphosphate reductase, adenosylcobalamin-dependent, yielding MAPIKSLVGKTVEIWNGKRWSQVVPIQTGSSRSLYRVQFSDGTYLDVTEGHRFFVKDRFEKTYQEQTTAQLMAEWENRKYAIHTEPFTIDYQDGLFVDPIWAYTLGQLVGDGSVCGSQEKPELQLRLYGAKSYQSLAIAGRTSGKINYYAENPDTPCLLYSGFEQQQFDGHKIRDLKANALALEEIATWNREGILHFMAGLADADGSAVPSGGIRIYLSGYDRAYRCYLLLLKCGVRSSINLVQRAGTKTNLGARKKDLWYLQITDCAALPCQRLNVSGGHTPPSKGKWQVIRSITPIPGLHDTFCFEEPEFHKGVFGGTLTGQCNLSEIHLNQIDPHNLKEQEEAFTAGAISVATLLNHKFVEPRYQISRELDPIVGVSFTGLFDFFVKAFGIDWLHWWAEGRPESPEGLEFKRREQEYLTRWREIVRQAVWDYCDRHGLKRPNRYTTVQPSGTKSLLTGASPGWHPPKATRFIRRITFRKNDPVALACIDYGYNVIPSQSDKDENGHLLNDPFSPLCTEWLVEIPVAVVWADLPGADQVDISKFSALAQFDFAMQVQKHYVTHNTSSTWELRSDEVEALGRKIYQAIQNNDGYISAALLARFDDHQSFPRLPFEPISHETYEQLCKDVLKRRKTDDFHAALATYSTGYAEEAGPAGCDSDKCLFPQA
- the nrdJ gene encoding ribonucleoside-triphosphate reductase, adenosylcobalamin-dependent, yielding MVQELNRVGKSSDFPDTTPAANPVFYRTYSRHTPNGTESWQEVCDRTISGLAKLGKLTAQEIDLLWRMQKPLKALPSGRWLWIGGVKWLEAQENFSGAYNCTSTNVDDWRAFGLMMDLAMMGCGTGAVLEPRYINQLPPIKNHLNVTIAGEIGTTAPENRRDLTEVVVDGARVRIHVGDSRKGWVDSYQCLLELSSDDRFDGEVQVAIDLSDVRPAGEPLKGFGGVANPVKLPQLYQRCAAILNRAVGRQLNSVECCLLIDEAATTIVSGNIRRSAGMRQGISDDALFSQAKSNLWQQDENGNWRIDPERDALRMANHTRVFHHKPTEAECIEAVQQQYYSGEGAIQYAPEAIARANADIFHTPELKQEFIEIYTSLGLEETRNWLKTNYPEMPDYEVEHRLQRYGLNPCGK
- a CDS encoding IS4 family transposase gives rise to the protein MGNSFRQTVAGIFAHPEMNQEIMLSGHIQATMERAEATVGEYVIAAQDTTYYNYSGHKKMSGLGVIQGNVRGLMQHNVLLLNEQGLPLGLLGQQYWTRDGGLDLPEGEKESSKWLKGLNAINQQASQSSKRFVTVEDREGDVFSFFKAERKTNVDLLVRVYQARNLEIVSSNIVCQLPDVSSHLPDYGTQRVRIYRQNREVELILRLRAGAVNVYPDKNLSANKHKTQGLSLVVAQEIGCIDPKTNEDIFCSEDAATWYLLTSLPIATTSNVQRVTRFYALRWRVERFHYTLKSGALQVEKLQAR
- a CDS encoding STAS domain-containing protein, coding for MISDIKYEVVRPSGILDGTQANQLRKEINAQLEKESEVVLIDLKDVTFIDSSGLGALVSALKMVRTKGSKLFICSINDQIRMLFELTSMDRVFKVYKDEEKFKAEVFPNLKKG
- the hrcA gene encoding heat-inducible transcriptional repressor HrcA — protein: MQVNLTQRQQYVLWATVRHYIATAEPVGSKALVNEYNLSVSPATIRNAMGTLEKAGLLYQPHTSAGRVPSDSGYRIYVDQLITPSDALANQAESILKDRLQVKTSNFEDVVRGAAKILANLSGYIALITMPQTNQARLLHLQLVQVETGKIMVLLVTDAYHTDSVLMDLPPSLAESEVQSEILDQELRIVSNFLNAQLRDRSLTDLYQLDWRELGREFEKYAQLIGKLLVELSNRSQIPEKTGMTISGVSEVLRQPEFSELNQVQMLLQALAEEQDQLWPLMVERPLSPVTSSKRVYVRIGSENPMEAIQTCTLISANYCRGLVPVGSVGVLGPKRMVYENAIALVEGAADYLSAALSEC
- a CDS encoding rhodanese-like domain-containing protein; the protein is MSDQFSLNPIPNITVEQLAERLNASPDDLQLLDVREPEEVAIACIEGFTNLPLSQYDQWSTQIATKFDPHTETLVLCHHGIRSAHMCQWLSTQGFTNVKNISGGIDAFSQIVDPSVPRY